TTGACGTAACCTCCGGGCCAGCCGTTAACGGCGCTCATAATATGCGCCGTATGGTCGATCCCGAATGGCTGGTTGTGCATAACCACCCCCGCCGCGATCCATTTCTCGAGCCCCCTGTTCTTCGTGTCGTACACGTCCATGAAATCGGTGTCGTGGGTCACGGCGTACAGGGCGTCGTAGTCGCAGTCCGCCTCGAAAGCGTAGTTGAAAAGATCGGGAAGAGTTGACCCGTAGACCTCGTTGAGGTTCGGGTCACCTCCCCGCTTGCCGATCTCGCCGGCGACGTAGGCATGGGTGCCGAACCCCCACCCGAATGCCGTGGCCGCCACCATGACAGCTGCCCCAAAAACCACCGTTGATACAACTGCTCTTCTCATCCCGCACCCTCCATTTCATGGCCGACTCGGGAACTGGATTGTCCCCGCCCCATCAGCCTTTTCCCTTGCGCCCATGTGAGTTATGGACCGGGGACATTACTGTTCACAAAAAAGTCATCAAATTTGAGACCTGAGATCTGGGATCTGAGATCAGCCTTAAACCACCGGCAGGGAGAAATAGAAGGTTGCCCCCTTCCCCCTGGCTGAATCGAGACGCAGGATACCCCCTTCACTCTCCACGACGCGCTTGACGATGGCAAGGCCGACTCCCGTTCCTTCCGTTGAGCTCTTTGGCGAACGGGTGAACAGCCCGAAAATGGCATCGTGGAACTTCTTCTCGATCCCGATCCCGTTATCCCGGACATAGAAAAGTTGGTGCCCTTCCGGCACCAGCCCTTTGTGATCGGTGGCCGTTCCAACCTCGACCTCGAGGGGACGGCCTTCCCTGCCGAACTTCAAGCTGTTAGACAGGAGGTTCTTAAACACCTGGTAAGCCCTTGTTTGCGACATGTCGACCATGGGCATCTTGCCCTGGATGGTTACCAACGGCTTCGGCTGCATTCCGTCGATGTTCTCTTCTTCCAGGATCCGCTCCACAAGATCCCTGACGTCCATAGGTTTGTGTTCTCCCTCCGCGATCCCGGTCTGGGAGTAATCCAGGAGATCGCGAAGAAGGTTGTCAAAGTGCCGGACATTGGCGTCGATCCGGCCCAGCATGTAAGTGTGTTCCTTTTCAAGCATACCCGCCAGTTCGCACCTGAGGAGATCGATAAAGCCCAGAACGCTGATAATGGGTGTTCTCAGGTCGTGGGCGGCCGTATACACGAACGCCTCGAGTTCCCTGTTCTTCCCCTCGAGGTTCATCAGGGCATGCTTGAGGGTATATTCCGCCTGTTTGAGGTCCTCTATGTCCCTTGTTACAGAAACGACGTGAGGTTTGCCGTCCATGGTGACTACGTGGGCCGAGAGCAGCCCTGTCCTGACGCGGCCGTCCTTGAGACGAAAACCGGCTTCGAAGTTGCTGACCCGGCCTTTTTTCTTGAGGGTCCCGATCAACCGGGCCAGCTTATCCTGATCGATCCAGAGGCCGACACTGCCCAGGGGCACCCCTACAACATCGTCCGGTGTGTAGCCGGTGAGCGCAGTGAACCCGTCGTTGATCTCCATGTAGACACCGTCTTCCATCCGGTTGATGCTCACCGCATCCGGACTTGCCTGGAAGATGGTCCTGAACAGTTCCTCGCTCTGCCTCAGGGCCTCTTCGAACCTCTTGCGGTGTGTCACGTCGATGAACGACCCGATCATCATCCGGGTCTGGCCATCCTCGCCGACGACCATGTTGGCGGTAAACTGGGCGTAAAAAACGGAATCGTCCTTACGCCTTGCCGTTATCTCACCGGACCACCTGCCGGTCTTGTCAATGGCCTTGACCACGCGAGCCGCCTCCTCACGGCTGGCCCAGAAGTCCATCATGGACTCTCCCGCCACTTCCCCTTCCTCCTCATATCCCCACATGTCCAAAAAAGCCTGGTTCACGTAGGTCAGCCTCCCCTCCAGGTCGGCCAGGGCAAACCCGCTGATGGACGCCCTGATGGCATCATCCCGAACCCTGAGTTCGGTCCCCACCGCCTTGAGGTCTGATATGTCCACAAAGCTTTCCACCAGCATCGGTTTTTCCTGAAGGTTCACCGAAACCACCGTCTTCAAAATGGGGACTTTTGTGCCGTCGGCCTTGACGAGGACACGTTCCGAGTTGTCCACCACTTCGCGCAGATCGGTTATGGGACATTTTCCGATCTCGACCGGGCAGATGAACTCGTGGCACGTGCGGCCGACAATATCTTCCCTGGGAAGTCCGATCATCTCTGCTGCCTTGATGTTGATGTTGGCAATCTTGTGTTCGTCAGGGTCGATGACCATGATCCCGGCCCGCACGTTGTTGAAGATCGCGGAAAGGAACTGCTCGCTGGTCTTGAGCGCCTCCTGCGCGTCCCTGATCTCCGACATGTCCCTGGCGACTACCAGGGCGTGGTGCCTGCCATTATAGAGGAAGGGTGCGATCCTCAGGTCCGTGGGAAAAAAGGTCCCCCTTTTTTTCAGGTCCAGGGACTCGCCGTGAAACACCTCGCCCTGCGCAACCAGACGTTGAGCCTCCTGAAAGAGGTGATGGGAATCAGGGGAAATGAACTCTGTGCAACTGATGCCCACCATTTCCTCCCTCGAATAGCCGTACATCCGGCAGGCAGCCGGGTTGACGTCCACGATCCGGCATTCCCCGTTGAAGATCATGACCGCGTCTGCCTGGGATTCGAACATGCTCCTGTACTGGGCTTCCCCCTGCTTGAGTTTTTCCTGGTAGAGCCTCTGCTCTGTGATATCCCGGATCACGCCCACCGTGGCAATAGGTTCGCCCCCCTCCCCCACGACCATGGATGTGCTCAGGGCGATGGGGAAGTGGTGCCCGTCCCTGTGCCTGACCTCGAGTTCCCCGGACCAGTGGCCCGTATCCATGATGGCCGGAAGGATGTGCCGCCCGGCAAATTCGGGATCCGCGTTGAGTTCGTTGACATGACGTCCCTCAAACTCCCGGGGGGTAAAACCGTAGATCTTCTCGACTGCCCGGTTGGAA
The sequence above is a segment of the bacterium genome. Coding sequences within it:
- a CDS encoding PAS domain S-box protein, with product MPGEKTGNKDCQARCVTDREQFRSLLGNLPLPAFVVDISSGDPLRYTILAANKAASGLYGCRAKDLPGMALAQLWLEEDLDRYSREMGEWIENGAVSFSTSSPLRHRKKDGSVIHADISSNRILFEGKEAGVVIVNDVTGTVLASDLLSGSEERERLRLFSAALEEAAEGIQLVDLEGRVIYSNRAVEKIYGFTPREFEGRHVNELNADPEFAGRHILPAIMDTGHWSGELEVRHRDGHHFPIALSTSMVVGEGGEPIATVGVIRDITEQRLYQEKLKQGEAQYRSMFESQADAVMIFNGECRIVDVNPAACRMYGYSREEMVGISCTEFISPDSHHLFQEAQRLVAQGEVFHGESLDLKKRGTFFPTDLRIAPFLYNGRHHALVVARDMSEIRDAQEALKTSEQFLSAIFNNVRAGIMVIDPDEHKIANINIKAAEMIGLPREDIVGRTCHEFICPVEIGKCPITDLREVVDNSERVLVKADGTKVPILKTVVSVNLQEKPMLVESFVDISDLKAVGTELRVRDDAIRASISGFALADLEGRLTYVNQAFLDMWGYEEEGEVAGESMMDFWASREEAARVVKAIDKTGRWSGEITARRKDDSVFYAQFTANMVVGEDGQTRMMIGSFIDVTHRKRFEEALRQSEELFRTIFQASPDAVSINRMEDGVYMEINDGFTALTGYTPDDVVGVPLGSVGLWIDQDKLARLIGTLKKKGRVSNFEAGFRLKDGRVRTGLLSAHVVTMDGKPHVVSVTRDIEDLKQAEYTLKHALMNLEGKNRELEAFVYTAAHDLRTPIISVLGFIDLLRCELAGMLEKEHTYMLGRIDANVRHFDNLLRDLLDYSQTGIAEGEHKPMDVRDLVERILEEENIDGMQPKPLVTIQGKMPMVDMSQTRAYQVFKNLLSNSLKFGREGRPLEVEVGTATDHKGLVPEGHQLFYVRDNGIGIEKKFHDAIFGLFTRSPKSSTEGTGVGLAIVKRVVESEGGILRLDSARGKGATFYFSLPVV